The sequence CGGGAGCAATTTGAGTACAGATCTCATAAGCGCCTGATCGATATTTTGTCAACCGGATCACAAACTGTTGATGCGCTGATGAAGCTGGAATTACCTTCCGGCGTTGATGTAGAAATTAAAGTTTAGAAAAGGACCCGAACACGATGAGTGGTTTGATAGGAAAAAAAGTTGGGATGACAAGCGTGTTTGATAACATAGGAAGAAATATTCCTGTTACTGTTATTGAAATTGAACCTTGTGCTATTACCCAAATCAAAACAGAAGAGACAGACGGCTATACTGCTGTTCAGTTGGCTGCTTTTGATAAAAAAGAGAAAAACGTAAGCAAAGCCGTGAAAGGTCATTTTGATAAAGCCGGCGTTTCCACCAAGTATAAAGTTGTTGAATTCAGAGATTTTATCCCTGAAGGACTTGATGTTGGAGACGAACTGAACATTAGTGATGTATTCGCTGTAGGCGATACCGTTGATGTTGTTGCAAACTCAAAAGGCCGTGGATTTACCGGTGTTATTAAACGTCACAATTTCAGTGGTGTTGGTGATGCTACTCACGGTCAGCATAACCGATTGAGAGCACCTGGTGCTATCGGTAATGCATCTGACCCATCTAAAGTATTCAAAGGTATGCGGATGGCAGGTCAGTCCGGAAACGAGCGCGTGAAGATTAAGAATCTGAGCATTGCAAAAATTCTGGAAGACTCGAATGTTGTTTTGGTAACAGGTTCTATACCTGGACCAAAAGGCGGGTACGTAGAAATTCATAACAAAGCGTCTGTTAACAACTAAGTCATGAAATTAGATATATATAAAATAGACGGAAAGAAAAGCAGCAAGAAGGCTGAGCTCAGTGATGCTATTTTTGCCATCGAGCCAAACGAAACAGTTCTTTATGAAGATGTTCGTCGGCACATGGCTAATAAGCGTCAGGGCACCGCAAAAACAAAAGAGCGAAGCGAAGTAACAGGTAGTACTAAGAAAATGTACCGCCAGAAAGGAACGGGTAATGCCCGCCGTGGCGACATTAAGTCTCCACTGCTTCGTAAAGGTGGCACTGTATTTGGACCGAAGCCTCGTGATTACGGCTTCAAAATGAATAAGAAAACTCGCCAACTGGCGCGTAAGTCTGCATTGTCGCTGAAAGCTGCTAACGAAGGAATTATTGTTGTACAGGATTTTTCATTTGATGAGCCGAAAACTTCTCAGGTAGCCGACATGTTGGCCGCTTTTGAAGTAGCCGGCAAAAAAGCCCTGATATTGACAAGCGAAACAGACATGATTGTTTACAAGTCTGCCCGCAACATCCCAGGCGTTCAGGTACTGGAAGGTTATAAGCCAAATACCTACCAAATTATGAATGCTGATGTGATTGTTATTCAGGAAAGCGCGGTTGCCAAACTTGAAAACAGTATTGAAGGAAAAACTGAAGAGGCTGCAGCATGAGTATTATCAAACGACCTGTAATTACAGAAAAGTTAAGTCGGCTTCAGGAAGCTGGAAAATATACTTTTGAAGTTGCTACCAATGCAACTAAACCCGAGATCAAGGAAGCTGTGGAAGCTACTTATCCGGGAGTAAAAGTGGCTAAGGTAAACACCGCTATTATGCCCTCGAAACCGAAGGGACGATATACACGAAGCGGTTACCAGGGAGGCCGAACTAAGGTCTGGAAAAAAGCCATTGTAACGGTCAAAGAAGGCGAAATTGATTTCTTTGCTGAAATTTAAGGATTAGAGAATAATGCCTACTAAGAAATTAAAACCAATTACACCGGGAACTCGACACAGGATTGCTCCTGTATTCGACGAAATTACAACTGATAAGCCATTGAAGGCTTTATTAGCTGGAAAACATTCTTCTGGTGGACGAAACAGACACGGACGTATCACTTCTCGCCACAGAGGCGGAGGGCACAAGCGCCGATATCGTATCATCGATTTCAAGCGTAACAAACATGACGTGCCAGCTACAGTTCAAACTATTGAGTACGATCCAAACCGATCAGCTCGAATTGCACTTGTAGCTTATGCCGATGGTGAGCGCCGATACATTCTTGCACCGAACAAATTGAAAGTTGGAGACACTATTGTTGCCGGCGATAACGCAGCTCCTGATTTAGGAAATGCGCTGCCAATGATGAAGATGCCTCCGGGTACTTTTATCCACAATATTGAGTTGAAGCCCGGACAGGGTGGTACTCTTTGCAGAAGTGCCGGTACAAGTGCACAGCTGCTGGGTAAGCAAGACCGTTATGTAAGTGTGAAACTTCCATCCGGAGAAGTTCGATTGATCCTGGGCAGTTGCTACGCAACCGTAGGGAACACCAGCAACCCGGATCATATGAATACGACAATTGCCAAAGCTGGTAGAAGCAGATGGAAAGGCAGAAGACCACAAACCCGTGGTGTTGCTATGAACCCTGTTGATCACCCAATGGGTGGTGGTGAAGGAAAAGCTTCAGGTGGACACCCGCGTTCACCATGGGGACAATCCGCCAAGGGTAAGAAGACAAGAAACAGAAATAAGTTGTCTTCTAAGTACATCGTAAGAAGAAGAAAAACCAAGAAAAAATAACTAAGTAACGTATGCCACGCTCACTGAAAAAAGGGCCTTTTGTTTACTACAAGCTTCAGCGTAAAATCGATGAAGCCAATGAAAGTGGAAGCAAGAAAGTGATCAAAACCTGGTCACGAAGTTCAATGGTCACTCCTGACTTTATGGGATTGACTCTTGCAGTTCACAACGGTAAGCAATTTATCCCTGTGTTTATAACTGAAAATATGGTAGGCCATAAGTTGGGTGAATTTGCACCAACACGAACATTCCGTGGCCATCCAGTGAAAAAAGCAGCTAAATAATTTAATCGGATTTAAGAGATGGATACTCCAGTTTTAGAAGCACGAGCAGTACAAAAGCATTTGAGGAGAGCTCCTCGCAAGGTTCGCCTTGTAGCGGATGCTGTTCGTGGTGAACAAGTAGACAAAGCGATTAAAAGACTCGAATTCACCAAAAAAGCATCTGCAGAAGATGTGATTAAAGTGATCAAGTCGGCAGCTGCAAATTTGAGAGACAAATTTCAGGAAGAGCGCTTTGACAATGAAGACCTTGTAATAAAGGAAATTTACGTTGATGAAGGCGTAACGCTGAAAAGAATTCAGCCGGCACCGATGGGTAGAGCTCATCGTATTAACAAACGCTCATGCCACATTACAGTAAAAGTGGCCAAGCGTGATCAAGAAAGTGTAAACGAATAAACGAACAATACCTTGGGACAGAAAACAAATCCAACTGGTTTTAGATTAGGCATTATTCGCGGATGGGATTCCAACTGGTTTTCTGAAGAGAACCAACCGGCTCTCATCGTTGAAGACGAAAAACTTCGCGAGTATTTGCACACAAGACTTCGTAATGGCGGTCTCTCAAATGTTATTATTGAGCGTACCCCAAAGCGAATTCTGTTAACGCTCCGCACAAGTCGCCCCGGTGTTATCATCGGTAAAGGCGGTGAGCAAATTGAATTGCTTCGTGAAGAGCTTAAGAAAATCACCAGTAAAGAAGTACAAATTAACGTAAGTGAAATCAAACGCCCTGAGCTGGATGCAAGTTTGGTTGCTCAGAATATTGCTCAGCAGCTACAAGCTCGTGTTTCATTCCGTAGAGCAATGAAAACAGCGATTGCATCAGCAATGAGAATGGGTGCCAAAGGTATTAAAGTTCGCTGTGCCGGTCGACTCGGTGGTGCTGAAATGGCCCGAACCGAGCAGTACAAAGAAGGGCAGATTCCTCTGCATACTTTACGTGCCGACATTGATTACGCATCATCTACTTCGAACACCATTTATGGTTCTATCGGAGTTACCGTTTGGATTTTCAAAGGTGAAATTATTGGTGATGTTGATCTGACGCCGGGAACACAATCGCGTCAGGATTCTGACTCAGGCCGAGGTAAAGGCGGTGATGACAGAGGACGAAGAAGTCGCCGACGCAGCAGAAACAGAAATCGATCTAATAAAAACAGTTAATAAGAAACGATGTTAGAACCAAAACGAGTTCAGAGACGCCGTGTTCATCGCGATAAGCTGAAAGGTAACGCGCAACGTGGCCACATTATTAACTTTGGTGATTTTGGACTGAAAGCTCTTGAGCCGAAGTTCATAACTTCACGCCAAATTGAAGCTTGCCGTATCGCAATTGCACGATCGTTGCAACGTGACGGTCAGACGTTCATCCGTATTTTCCCGGACCGTCCGATGACAAGCAAACCGGCTGAAACCCGAATGGGTAAAGGTAAAGGTGCTTTGGATCACTGGGTAGCGGTTGTAAAACCCGGACGTATTCTCTTTGAGATTGCCGGTGTAAACGAAGAACGCGCCAAAGAAGCTTTACGACGCGCTGCGCATAAGTTACCTATCAAAACCAAGTTCGTAGTTCGACGAGACTACCAGGGAGGATAAGATGAAAGCGCACGAATTAAGAGATTTGACACTTACTGAATTACAAGCTCGCTTGAAAGATGAGCGTGATGTACTACAAAATCTTCGTTTTTCGAAGTCAGTAACCGGACAGCTTGAAAATCCGGCCCGACTCCGAAATCACCGAAGAGAGGTTGCCAGATTGGAGACCATTATTAATGAAAAAAGTAGTGCTGAATAAGCAAAGGATTTAAACTATGGCACAAACAGAAAGAGCCCAAAGACGAGAACGAGTAGGACGTGTAGTTAGCAACAGCATGGACAAAAGTATCACTGTTGCAGTAGATCGTCAGGTAAAACACTCCATTTACGGAAAGTATATTACCAAAACGACGAAGTATATGGCGCACGACGAAAACAACGAAGCCAATGTAGGCGATACCGTGCAAATTATGTCTACACGACCACTATCAAAGCGTAAATCATGGCGATTGGTAGAAATCGTCGAAAAAGCTAAGTAACGAATAGAGCATTAGGAATTAGCGATGGTTCAAACTCAAACGACATTAAACGTAGCAGATAACAGCGGTGCCAGAAAGCTGATGTGTATTAAAGTGCTGGGAGATTCCCGACGCAGATATGCACGAGTAGGCGATTTGATTTCCGCTTCTGTGAAAACAGCAATACCAGGTGGAAACGTCAAAAAAGGAGACGTTGTAAAAGCCGTTATTGTACGAACAAGAAAAGAATACCGCAGAAGGGATGGCAGTTACATCCGTTTTGATGAAAATGCTGCGGTTATCATTAACAAAGATCAAGAACCGGTAGGTACACGTATTTTTGGCCCTGTTGCCAGAGAGCTTCGTGAAAAAAGCTTCATGAGAATCGTGTCGCTTGCACCGGAAGTACTTTAAAAAAGGAATTAGAGTATGCCACGCAGGTTCAACAAACAAAAGAAATTACACGTTAAGAAAGGCGATGATGTTTTAGTAATCGCCGGTAACGACAAAGGAAAAAGAGGCCGTGTATTGATGGTATTCCCTAAAAAAGAGCGAGTGCTCGTTGAGGGAATCAATATGAAGACCCATCATGAAAAGCCAACCCAGGACAACCCACAGGGTGGACGTCTGAAGAAAGAGGGTGCCATACACATTTCGAATGTAATGGTAATTGACCCTACTACTGACGAACCCACACGTGTTGGGCGTAAACGAATTGAAGAAGACGGCAATGGTCGTTGGGTTCGTTACGCCAAAACAAGTGGCGAAATGCTGGACAAATAAAGCAGATAGATAGCAATGGCTGAAGCAAGATTATATACACTTTACAAAGATGAAATTCGCGACAAGTTGCGCGAAGAGTTTGAGTATGAAAACCCAATGGCCATACCCAAACTTCAAAAAATCGTAATTAACGTAGGCGTAGGTGACGCTATAACCGATAAAAAAGTTTTGGATACGGTTGTAGATAACGTAGCTGCGATAACCGGACAACAACCGGTTACAACCAAAGCTAAAAAGTCTATTTCGAACTTTAAGCTTCGTGAAGGGATGCCAATTGGCTGTAAAGTTACCCTTCGACAACGCATTATGTTCGAATTTCTGGACCGCCTCGTGAACCTGGCTCTGCCAAGAACACGTGACTTCCAGGGAGTTCCGGATAAAAGCTTTGACGGCCGTGGAAACTATACCCTCGGTATCAAAGAGCATACCATTTTCCCGGAAATAGACACCGATAAAGTTTCAAAAGTACATGGTATGGACGTTACTTTTGTTACTGATGCTGAAACAGACGAAGAAGCTTATGCTCTGCTTAAGCACTTTGGAATGCCATTTAAAACGAGAAACTAAGAGATATTCTATTATGGCTAAGAAAGCTTGGATAGCACGCAATAAAAAACGAAAAGAAACTGTAAAGAAGTACGCCGAAAAACGCCGCAAGCTGAAAGAAGCAGGCGACTATGAAGGCCTGCAAAAGCTGCCTCGCGATGCCAGCCCTACTCGGGTTCGTAACCGATGCAGCATCACGGGCAGAAGCCGTGGTTATGTTGGTAAATATGGAATCTCACGAATTAAATTTCGTGAACTTGCCCTTGCAGGTAAGATTCCTGGCGTAAGAAAAGCAAGCTGGTAAATTTAACTAAGGAATCGATGACTGATCCTATTGCAGATTATTTAACACGAATCAGGAATGCCCAACAAGCCGGGCATCGCAGAGTAGATATCCCCGCTTCTAAATTGAAGCGAGCCATGACTAAAATCCTGGCCGATAAAGGGTATATCTCGAAATACATTGATATTGAAGACGGTAAGCAAGGTATTATCCGTTTGTTTCTGAAATATGACTCATACGGACACCCTGTAATCCGACAAATGAAAAGACTTTCAAAGCCCGGTTTACGAGTATATAAAGGTGGCGATGAAGTGCCACGCGCTCAAAACGGCCTGGGTATTGTGATTCTTTCAACATCAAAAGGTGTAATGACCGATAAAGAAGCTCGCAAGCTTAATGTAGGCGGCGAGATTTTGTGCACCATTTATTAATAAACAGTTTTTGAACTATGTCTCGAATTGGAAATTTACCGGTACCTATTTCTGATAAAGTTGAGTTCAGCATCAACGCTGATAACATCGCAACTTTTAAAGGAGAAAAAGGAACCAATACACTCCGAATTCACCCGGAAATTACGATTGAAAAGAATGAAAATGAGCTCCTGATTAAAAGAGCTACTGACCAGAAAGAGCACCGCGCTCTTCATGGCCTGTTTCGTTCGCTGGTGAATAATGCAGTGGTTGGTGTATCGGAAGGCTACACTAAAAAATTAGAAATCATTGGCGTTGGTTTCCGTGCCGCTATGAATGGCGACGTACTGGAGCTGAACCTGGGTTATTCTCACCCGATTTTCTTTGTACCACCGGAAGGAATTGATATGGAAGTGGATACCAAGTCTGGTAAAAACCCCATCCTGGTTATCTCCGGAGTTGACAAAGAATTGGTAGGTCAGATTTCTGCTAAAATCAGATCATTCAGAAAGCCTGAGCCTTACAAAGGTAAAGGAATCAGATATCTGGGTGAGCAGGTTCGTCGTAAGGCCGGTAAATCAGCTGCTAAATAGAGGTTTGAATAATGGATAAAAGACAACAAAAGAAAATAGAGCGAAGAAGTAAGATCAGAAGACGTATCCGTTCTACCATAAAAGGTACAGCCGAGCGTCCAAGACTGAGCGTGTTCAAAAGTAACAAGTACACCTACCTGCAGTTGGTTAACGATCTTGACGGTGTAACACTCGCAGCCTCACAAGCTGAGACCGGTGTTGATAATGCAAAGAAAGCAGGATCTGAACTTGCAAAACTCGCTCAGGACAAAGGAATTAATAAAGTGGTATTTGACCGAAGCGGTTATAAATATCACGGCATCGTGAAGGCTGCTGCTGAAGGCGCCCGCGATGGTGGATTAGACTTTTAATTGAATTGGGATAAACAATGCCTAAAATAAGAAGAAAACAATCTATACCTGCTGCAAACCTGAACCTTGAAGAGAAACTGGTTCACGTTAACCGTGTAGCCAAAGTTGTGAAAGGTGGACGTCGTTTCAGCTTCAACGCAATTGTAGTAGTTGGAGACGGTAACGGTGTTTGTGGCCATGGTCTTGGTAAAGCAAACGAAGTTTCGGATGCTATCCAGAAAGGCTTTGATAATGCCAAGAAAAACCTGATCCGCGTACCTTTAACCAAAACCAAAAGTATTTACCATCCTATAGTTGGTAAAGCAGGTGCCGGAAAAGTGTTGTTACGTCCGGCCGCTGAAGGTACGGGTGTAATTGCAGGTGGTGCCGTTAAAGCTCTGCTTGACGTTGCAGGTGTACACAATATTTTATCTAAATCTCAGGGTTCTTCAAATCCCCATAATATGGTGAAGGCAGCTTTTACTGCTCTGAAAGAATTGACTGATCCTGTTGAAGTTGCACAGAGAAGAGATATTTCTCTGAACAAAGTATTTGAAGGATAATATTTAAAGAATTTGACGATGGACTTAAGCAATTTAAAAGCACCGATCCCAAATCAGAAAAACACCAAGCGTGTGGGACGTGGACAAGGTTCCGGACGTGGAGAGCAATCTGGTCGTGGACATAACGGACAGAAATCTCGTTCTGGTCATAAGCAACGTGCCTGGTTCGAAGGTGGTCAAATGCCCCTTCAGCGACGTTTGCCTAAATTTGGTTTCACCAACATAAACCGCACTGAATTTCGTGTAATTAACGTACACACTATCAGTGAGTTTATTGAAGCCGGAAAGCTGAACAAAACGATTACGTTGGAAGGATTAATCAATTCCGGTTTGGCTAGCGAAGGAGAAAAAGTTAAACTTCTCGGACGTGGTGAACTAGAACATAAAATTGAAATTGAAGTACATGCCGCAAGTAAGTCTGCCAGTGAAAAGGTAGAAGCAGCTGGTGGATCATTAACTTTGGTGTAAAACTTATAGTGTAGACGGCGAATGAGTCTGATAGAAAACTTCCGCAACATATTTAAAATTGAAGATCTTAAGAATCGTATTCTCTATACGGTTGGAATCTTAATGGTCTATCGGGTCGGTAGTTATATTACCCTGCCCGGTGTTGATGCTAACCAGCTTATTGGCAGCAGTGGAAATGCCGCCAGTAGTTTGTTAGGCTTATTTGACCTATTTGTGGGAGGGGCTTTTTCAAGAGCCGGAGTATTTGCTCTTGGAATTATGCCTTATATCACCGCTGCCATTATCATTCAGTTGATGGGTGCTGTTGTCCCTTATTTCCAGAAGCTGCAACGCGAAGGAGAAGAAGGGAGAAGAAAAATCACCAGGCTTACAAGATATGGTACCGTAGGTATTACCCTTGTTCAGGCTATTGGTTTTTCAATCAACCTGATGTCAACAGCTCCGCAGGCTATTGTTGTAAACGAGTTTTTCTTTGTTATTACATCAATGATTGTATTGACGGCCGGTACGGTATTCGTAATGTGGCTGGGAGAGAGAATTAGTGAAAGAGGAATCGGTAACGGTATTTCTCTGATTATCATGATCGGTATTATTGCCGCACTTCCTGCAAACTTCTACAACGAAGTTACCACCAAAGCGAATGCAATCCTGGTAATTATTGAAGTTGCTGCACTGATACTAGTAATCGCAGCTGTTGTAATGCTGACTCAGGGAACCCGTAAAATTCCGGTTCAGTATGCGAAACGAGTAGTTGGCCGCAAAGTGTACGGTGGTACCACTCAGTACTTGCCATTGCGGGTGAACGCTGCCGGTGTTATGCCGATTATCTTTGCGCAGTCTATCATGTTTATTCCAAGTACTATTGGTTCTTTCTTTCCGGAAAACCAAACTGTACAGTTTTTGACCCAATGGTCAGTTGATTTTACAGGACTCACGTATTCGATTGTATTCTTTTTTGTATGTGTGTTCTTCACGTTTTTCTACACAGCTATCGCCATCAATCCTAAGGAAATGGCCGATACCATGAAACGACAAGGCGGTTTTATTCCAGGCGTTCGTCCGGGTAAGCAAACCGTTGAGTTCATTGACAATATTTTGACTAAGATTACCCTTCCGGGTTCTTTGTTTCTATCGTTTGTAGCTATACTTCCCGCTATTGCAGTAGGGTTGTTTGGAGTTACACCTGGCTTTGCTCTCTTTTATGGAGGAACCAGTTTGTTAATTATCGTTGGGGTTGCTTTGGATACACTCCAGCAAATTGAAAGTCATTTAATGATGCGTCATTACGATGGCTTTATGAAAACAGGTAGAATTAAAGGCCGGCGAAGAGCGTAAATGATTTACCTGAAGAGTGAATCCGAAATTGAGAAGATGCGCGAAAGTGCATTAATCGTCTCAAGAACACTGGCTGAAGTTGGAAAACATATTGAGCCGGGTGTTACAACAGGAAAGCTCGACAGAATTGCCGAAGAATACATCGCCAAAGAAAAAGG is a genomic window of Gracilimonas sp. containing:
- the rplC gene encoding 50S ribosomal protein L3, producing the protein MSGLIGKKVGMTSVFDNIGRNIPVTVIEIEPCAITQIKTEETDGYTAVQLAAFDKKEKNVSKAVKGHFDKAGVSTKYKVVEFRDFIPEGLDVGDELNISDVFAVGDTVDVVANSKGRGFTGVIKRHNFSGVGDATHGQHNRLRAPGAIGNASDPSKVFKGMRMAGQSGNERVKIKNLSIAKILEDSNVVLVTGSIPGPKGGYVEIHNKASVNN
- the rplD gene encoding 50S ribosomal protein L4 encodes the protein MKLDIYKIDGKKSSKKAELSDAIFAIEPNETVLYEDVRRHMANKRQGTAKTKERSEVTGSTKKMYRQKGTGNARRGDIKSPLLRKGGTVFGPKPRDYGFKMNKKTRQLARKSALSLKAANEGIIVVQDFSFDEPKTSQVADMLAAFEVAGKKALILTSETDMIVYKSARNIPGVQVLEGYKPNTYQIMNADVIVIQESAVAKLENSIEGKTEEAAA
- the rplW gene encoding 50S ribosomal protein L23; translated protein: MSIIKRPVITEKLSRLQEAGKYTFEVATNATKPEIKEAVEATYPGVKVAKVNTAIMPSKPKGRYTRSGYQGGRTKVWKKAIVTVKEGEIDFFAEI
- the rplB gene encoding 50S ribosomal protein L2, translated to MPTKKLKPITPGTRHRIAPVFDEITTDKPLKALLAGKHSSGGRNRHGRITSRHRGGGHKRRYRIIDFKRNKHDVPATVQTIEYDPNRSARIALVAYADGERRYILAPNKLKVGDTIVAGDNAAPDLGNALPMMKMPPGTFIHNIELKPGQGGTLCRSAGTSAQLLGKQDRYVSVKLPSGEVRLILGSCYATVGNTSNPDHMNTTIAKAGRSRWKGRRPQTRGVAMNPVDHPMGGGEGKASGGHPRSPWGQSAKGKKTRNRNKLSSKYIVRRRKTKKK
- the rpsS gene encoding 30S ribosomal protein S19, whose amino-acid sequence is MPRSLKKGPFVYYKLQRKIDEANESGSKKVIKTWSRSSMVTPDFMGLTLAVHNGKQFIPVFITENMVGHKLGEFAPTRTFRGHPVKKAAK
- the rplV gene encoding 50S ribosomal protein L22, which encodes MDTPVLEARAVQKHLRRAPRKVRLVADAVRGEQVDKAIKRLEFTKKASAEDVIKVIKSAAANLRDKFQEERFDNEDLVIKEIYVDEGVTLKRIQPAPMGRAHRINKRSCHITVKVAKRDQESVNE
- the rpsC gene encoding 30S ribosomal protein S3, producing the protein MGQKTNPTGFRLGIIRGWDSNWFSEENQPALIVEDEKLREYLHTRLRNGGLSNVIIERTPKRILLTLRTSRPGVIIGKGGEQIELLREELKKITSKEVQINVSEIKRPELDASLVAQNIAQQLQARVSFRRAMKTAIASAMRMGAKGIKVRCAGRLGGAEMARTEQYKEGQIPLHTLRADIDYASSTSNTIYGSIGVTVWIFKGEIIGDVDLTPGTQSRQDSDSGRGKGGDDRGRRSRRRSRNRNRSNKNS
- the rplP gene encoding 50S ribosomal protein L16; the protein is MLEPKRVQRRRVHRDKLKGNAQRGHIINFGDFGLKALEPKFITSRQIEACRIAIARSLQRDGQTFIRIFPDRPMTSKPAETRMGKGKGALDHWVAVVKPGRILFEIAGVNEERAKEALRRAAHKLPIKTKFVVRRDYQGG
- the rpmC gene encoding 50S ribosomal protein L29 gives rise to the protein MKAHELRDLTLTELQARLKDERDVLQNLRFSKSVTGQLENPARLRNHRREVARLETIINEKSSAE
- the rpsQ gene encoding 30S ribosomal protein S17, giving the protein MAQTERAQRRERVGRVVSNSMDKSITVAVDRQVKHSIYGKYITKTTKYMAHDENNEANVGDTVQIMSTRPLSKRKSWRLVEIVEKAK
- the rplN gene encoding 50S ribosomal protein L14 gives rise to the protein MVQTQTTLNVADNSGARKLMCIKVLGDSRRRYARVGDLISASVKTAIPGGNVKKGDVVKAVIVRTRKEYRRRDGSYIRFDENAAVIINKDQEPVGTRIFGPVARELREKSFMRIVSLAPEVL
- the rplX gene encoding 50S ribosomal protein L24, yielding MPRRFNKQKKLHVKKGDDVLVIAGNDKGKRGRVLMVFPKKERVLVEGINMKTHHEKPTQDNPQGGRLKKEGAIHISNVMVIDPTTDEPTRVGRKRIEEDGNGRWVRYAKTSGEMLDK
- the rplE gene encoding 50S ribosomal protein L5: MAEARLYTLYKDEIRDKLREEFEYENPMAIPKLQKIVINVGVGDAITDKKVLDTVVDNVAAITGQQPVTTKAKKSISNFKLREGMPIGCKVTLRQRIMFEFLDRLVNLALPRTRDFQGVPDKSFDGRGNYTLGIKEHTIFPEIDTDKVSKVHGMDVTFVTDAETDEEAYALLKHFGMPFKTRN
- the rpsN gene encoding 30S ribosomal protein S14, yielding MAKKAWIARNKKRKETVKKYAEKRRKLKEAGDYEGLQKLPRDASPTRVRNRCSITGRSRGYVGKYGISRIKFRELALAGKIPGVRKASW
- the rpsH gene encoding 30S ribosomal protein S8; the encoded protein is MTDPIADYLTRIRNAQQAGHRRVDIPASKLKRAMTKILADKGYISKYIDIEDGKQGIIRLFLKYDSYGHPVIRQMKRLSKPGLRVYKGGDEVPRAQNGLGIVILSTSKGVMTDKEARKLNVGGEILCTIY
- the rplF gene encoding 50S ribosomal protein L6, giving the protein MSRIGNLPVPISDKVEFSINADNIATFKGEKGTNTLRIHPEITIEKNENELLIKRATDQKEHRALHGLFRSLVNNAVVGVSEGYTKKLEIIGVGFRAAMNGDVLELNLGYSHPIFFVPPEGIDMEVDTKSGKNPILVISGVDKELVGQISAKIRSFRKPEPYKGKGIRYLGEQVRRKAGKSAAK
- the rplR gene encoding 50S ribosomal protein L18, which codes for MDKRQQKKIERRSKIRRRIRSTIKGTAERPRLSVFKSNKYTYLQLVNDLDGVTLAASQAETGVDNAKKAGSELAKLAQDKGINKVVFDRSGYKYHGIVKAAAEGARDGGLDF
- the rpsE gene encoding 30S ribosomal protein S5 codes for the protein MPKIRRKQSIPAANLNLEEKLVHVNRVAKVVKGGRRFSFNAIVVVGDGNGVCGHGLGKANEVSDAIQKGFDNAKKNLIRVPLTKTKSIYHPIVGKAGAGKVLLRPAAEGTGVIAGGAVKALLDVAGVHNILSKSQGSSNPHNMVKAAFTALKELTDPVEVAQRRDISLNKVFEG
- the rplO gene encoding 50S ribosomal protein L15, with amino-acid sequence MDLSNLKAPIPNQKNTKRVGRGQGSGRGEQSGRGHNGQKSRSGHKQRAWFEGGQMPLQRRLPKFGFTNINRTEFRVINVHTISEFIEAGKLNKTITLEGLINSGLASEGEKVKLLGRGELEHKIEIEVHAASKSASEKVEAAGGSLTLV
- the secY gene encoding preprotein translocase subunit SecY, which translates into the protein MSLIENFRNIFKIEDLKNRILYTVGILMVYRVGSYITLPGVDANQLIGSSGNAASSLLGLFDLFVGGAFSRAGVFALGIMPYITAAIIIQLMGAVVPYFQKLQREGEEGRRKITRLTRYGTVGITLVQAIGFSINLMSTAPQAIVVNEFFFVITSMIVLTAGTVFVMWLGERISERGIGNGISLIIMIGIIAALPANFYNEVTTKANAILVIIEVAALILVIAAVVMLTQGTRKIPVQYAKRVVGRKVYGGTTQYLPLRVNAAGVMPIIFAQSIMFIPSTIGSFFPENQTVQFLTQWSVDFTGLTYSIVFFFVCVFFTFFYTAIAINPKEMADTMKRQGGFIPGVRPGKQTVEFIDNILTKITLPGSLFLSFVAILPAIAVGLFGVTPGFALFYGGTSLLIIVGVALDTLQQIESHLMMRHYDGFMKTGRIKGRRRA